One genomic segment of Erythrolamprus reginae isolate rEryReg1 chromosome 2, rEryReg1.hap1, whole genome shotgun sequence includes these proteins:
- the TNFAIP8 gene encoding tumor necrosis factor alpha-induced protein 8 isoform X3: MASKSIAIALIDDTSSDVLDELYRVTKEYIQNKKEAEKIIKNLIKTVIKLAVLHRNNQFNEEETVLMEKFKKKVHQLAKTVVSFYQVDYTFDRNFLSKLLNDCRDLLHQIIHRHLTAKSHGRVNHVFDHFSDCEFLAALYNPFGSYKTHLQRLCDGVNKMLDEGNI; the protein is encoded by the coding sequence ATGGCTTCCAAATCAATAGCGATTGCTCTGATAGATGATACCAGCAGCGATGTGTTGGACGAACTCTACCGAGTAACAAAGGAATACATACAAAACAAGAAAGAAGCTGAGAAGATCATTAAAAATCTCATTAAGACTGTTATCAAATTAGCAGTCCTTCATCGGAATAACCAGTTTAATGAGGAAGAGACTGTACTTATGGAAAAGTTCAAAAAGAAAGTTCACCAGTTGGCTAAAACTGTGGTGAGCTTCTATCAAGTAGACTATACCTTTGACAGGAATTTTTTATCCAAGCTGTTGAATGATTGCAGAGATCTACTTCATCAAATAATTCACCGTCATCTCACTGCAAAATCTCATGGACGTGTCAACCATGTGTTTGATCATTTCTCAGACTGTGAATTTTTGGCTGCCTTATACAATCCATTTGGATCTTACAAGACTCACCTCCAGAGGCTTTGCGATGGTGTCAACAAAATGTTAGATGAAGGCAATATTTAG
- the TNFAIP8 gene encoding tumor necrosis factor alpha-induced protein 8 isoform X1, translating into MGSEADDSKEVATDVFNSKSLAIQAQKKILCKMASKSIAIALIDDTSSDVLDELYRVTKEYIQNKKEAEKIIKNLIKTVIKLAVLHRNNQFNEEETVLMEKFKKKVHQLAKTVVSFYQVDYTFDRNFLSKLLNDCRDLLHQIIHRHLTAKSHGRVNHVFDHFSDCEFLAALYNPFGSYKTHLQRLCDGVNKMLDEGNI; encoded by the coding sequence TGGCAACAGATGTCTTTAATTCCAAAAGTTTGGCCATTCAGGCCCAAAAGAAAATTCTGTGCAAAATGGCTTCCAAATCAATAGCGATTGCTCTGATAGATGATACCAGCAGCGATGTGTTGGACGAACTCTACCGAGTAACAAAGGAATACATACAAAACAAGAAAGAAGCTGAGAAGATCATTAAAAATCTCATTAAGACTGTTATCAAATTAGCAGTCCTTCATCGGAATAACCAGTTTAATGAGGAAGAGACTGTACTTATGGAAAAGTTCAAAAAGAAAGTTCACCAGTTGGCTAAAACTGTGGTGAGCTTCTATCAAGTAGACTATACCTTTGACAGGAATTTTTTATCCAAGCTGTTGAATGATTGCAGAGATCTACTTCATCAAATAATTCACCGTCATCTCACTGCAAAATCTCATGGACGTGTCAACCATGTGTTTGATCATTTCTCAGACTGTGAATTTTTGGCTGCCTTATACAATCCATTTGGATCTTACAAGACTCACCTCCAGAGGCTTTGCGATGGTGTCAACAAAATGTTAGATGAAGGCAATATTTAG
- the TNFAIP8 gene encoding tumor necrosis factor alpha-induced protein 8 isoform X2 codes for MATDVFNSKSLAIQAQKKILCKMASKSIAIALIDDTSSDVLDELYRVTKEYIQNKKEAEKIIKNLIKTVIKLAVLHRNNQFNEEETVLMEKFKKKVHQLAKTVVSFYQVDYTFDRNFLSKLLNDCRDLLHQIIHRHLTAKSHGRVNHVFDHFSDCEFLAALYNPFGSYKTHLQRLCDGVNKMLDEGNI; via the coding sequence TGGCAACAGATGTCTTTAATTCCAAAAGTTTGGCCATTCAGGCCCAAAAGAAAATTCTGTGCAAAATGGCTTCCAAATCAATAGCGATTGCTCTGATAGATGATACCAGCAGCGATGTGTTGGACGAACTCTACCGAGTAACAAAGGAATACATACAAAACAAGAAAGAAGCTGAGAAGATCATTAAAAATCTCATTAAGACTGTTATCAAATTAGCAGTCCTTCATCGGAATAACCAGTTTAATGAGGAAGAGACTGTACTTATGGAAAAGTTCAAAAAGAAAGTTCACCAGTTGGCTAAAACTGTGGTGAGCTTCTATCAAGTAGACTATACCTTTGACAGGAATTTTTTATCCAAGCTGTTGAATGATTGCAGAGATCTACTTCATCAAATAATTCACCGTCATCTCACTGCAAAATCTCATGGACGTGTCAACCATGTGTTTGATCATTTCTCAGACTGTGAATTTTTGGCTGCCTTATACAATCCATTTGGATCTTACAAGACTCACCTCCAGAGGCTTTGCGATGGTGTCAACAAAATGTTAGATGAAGGCAATATTTAG